Proteins found in one Odocoileus virginianus isolate 20LAN1187 ecotype Illinois chromosome 10, Ovbor_1.2, whole genome shotgun sequence genomic segment:
- the LOC110138511 gene encoding olfactory receptor 4B1, which produces MVRTNNVTELIIAGLFQDPEVQRACFVVFLPVYLATVVGNGLIVLTVSVRKSLHAPMYFFLSHLSLVEISYSSTIVPKFITDLLVKVKTVSLKGCLAQIFFSHFLGVTEIFLLVVMAYDRYVAICKPLHYTNIMSHRLCHALVASSWLGGFFHSIIQVLITIQLPFCGPNVIDHYFCDLHPLFKLACTDTFMEGVIVLVNSGLISVFSFLLLVSSYVVILVSLRNHSAEGRSKALSTCASHLTVVTLFFGPAIFLYMRPASTFTEDKLVAVFYTVVTPMLNPIIYTLRNAEMKIAMRRLWGKKENSGMEQKWESD; this is translated from the coding sequence ATGGTGAGGACCAATAACGTGACTGAGTTAATTATCGCCGGTCTTTTCCAGGACCCAGAGGTGCAGAGAGCGTGCTTTGTGGTGTTTCTGCCCGTGTACTTGGCCACGGTGGTGGGCAACGGCCTCATCGTCCTGACGGTTAGCGTCAGGAAGAGCCTGCAtgcccccatgtacttcttccttagCCACCTGTCGCTGGTGGAGATCAGCTACTCCTCTACAATCGTCCCCAAATTCATCACAGACTTACTTGTCAAGGTTAAGACCGTCTCTCTGAAAGGTTGTCTGGCTCAGATATTCTTCTCCCATTTTTTGGGGGTCACTGAGATCTTTTTGCTGGTGGTGATGGCTtatgaccgctacgtggccatctgcaaacctCTTCATTATACGAATATTATGAGCCATCGACTGTGTCATGCGCTGGTGGCTAGTTCCTGGCTTGGAGGCTTTTTTCACTCCATAATTCAGGTTCTCATCACCATCCAATTGCCCTTCTGCGGTCCCAACGTGATTGACCACTACTTCTGTGACCTCCATCCCTTGTTCAAGCTTGCCTGCACTGACACATTCATGGAGGGGGTCATTGTGCTGGTCAACAGTGGCTTaatctctgtcttctccttcctcctcttggtGTCCTCATACGTTGTCATCCTGGTCAGCTTGAGGAACCATTCAGCAGAGGGCAGAAGCAAAGCCCTCTCCACCTGCGCCTCTCACCTCACGGTGGTCACCTTGTTCTTTGGCCCCGCCATCTTCCTCTACATGCGGCCCGCCTCCACCTTCACTGAGGACAAGCTGGTGGCCGTGTTCTACACGGTGGTcacccccatgctgaaccccatCATCTACACACTCAGAAATGCAGAGATGAAAATCGCCATGAGGAGGTTGTGGGGCAAAAAGGAGAACTCAGGGATGGAGCAAAAATGGGAAAGTGATTAA